One part of the Nitrospira sp. genome encodes these proteins:
- a CDS encoding polymer-forming cytoskeletal protein, with protein MMKKSGFVESDNITLLAKGVLLRGEIHVEGTVRIDGRLEGDVQTAGTVVIGEDGVVQGTITAGTVISSGKIKATVRATERLQLLKTGILIGEVHAPAFSMEDGAKFQGTSDMGVSSWGDDAQKLPANVRDISSPRPKAVAAVGENA; from the coding sequence ATGATGAAGAAGTCCGGCTTTGTGGAAAGCGACAATATTACCCTGTTGGCCAAGGGTGTCCTGCTCAGAGGGGAAATTCATGTCGAGGGCACCGTGCGGATCGACGGCCGGTTGGAAGGCGATGTGCAAACCGCCGGCACGGTCGTGATCGGTGAAGATGGTGTGGTGCAGGGGACCATCACCGCCGGCACGGTCATCAGCAGCGGGAAGATCAAGGCCACGGTCCGGGCCACCGAACGGTTGCAATTGCTGAAGACTGGAATTCTTATCGGCGAAGTGCATGCGCCGGCCTTCTCGATGGAGGACGGGGCCAAGTTTCAGGGCACGTCGGATATGGGTGTGTCGTCTTGGGGCGACGATGCGCAGAAGCTTCCCGCGAATGTCCGGGATATTTCCTCACCACGGCCCAAGGCCGTGGCTGCCGTAGGCGAAAACGCCTGA